A single genomic interval of Asinibacterium sp. OR53 harbors:
- a CDS encoding RNA polymerase sigma factor has protein sequence MHEEAKLLSLLAGGSEYAFQVLYDRYRARIYQTAIRYLKSPLLAQEVVQDVFLKLWFKRATINEEKGIEAWLYTIAKNNIINRLKKIAREWKALDGYKLVSAAVTDNTADKMQDAFYNELLQQAIRELPEQQQKVFQLARFEQLTYIQIGEQMGLSPLTVKTHMSRALAHIRRFFEEHGEIFFSILVLLSFR, from the coding sequence TTGCACGAAGAAGCCAAATTACTGTCATTACTTGCTGGAGGAAGCGAATATGCTTTTCAGGTATTGTATGACCGCTATCGTGCCCGTATTTACCAAACGGCTATTCGTTATCTTAAATCGCCACTGCTTGCGCAGGAAGTGGTACAGGATGTTTTCCTGAAGCTATGGTTTAAAAGGGCCACTATCAATGAAGAAAAGGGCATAGAAGCCTGGCTGTACACTATTGCCAAAAACAACATCATCAACAGGCTGAAAAAAATCGCCAGAGAATGGAAAGCACTGGATGGTTATAAATTGGTGTCTGCCGCTGTAACAGACAATACCGCTGATAAGATGCAGGATGCATTTTACAATGAACTGCTGCAACAAGCCATCCGCGAATTACCTGAACAACAACAAAAAGTCTTCCAACTGGCTCGTTTTGAGCAACTTACCTATATACAAATTGGAGAGCAGATGGGGCTTTCCCCTTTAACTGTAAAAACGCATATGTCGAGAGCACTTGCTCATATCAGGCGTTTCTTTGAAGAACACGGTGAAATTTTTTTTTCAATCCTTGTACTCCTGTCTTTTCGTTGA
- a CDS encoding FecR family protein yields the protein MNKAERFQYLLQRYVAGDITSAEHEELFEYLSAHEFDEQLGENILQDLASQQEYGQTDLPPHISQEIIHNIFAAEKNTQTILPVTKKVMPLWKWVAAASAILMVVSSYWFYTHKYSMHDRNFASIIPGTDLIQKNNTDTQQVILLNDGSKVFLRPKSTLHYPVSFNTTTREVYLQGEAFFEVAKNPKKPFLVFYNNIVTRVLGTSFTVNTNTETGNVEVSVRTGRVQVYENDRLLQSASSPKGVIVTPNQRAVYKHTNRAFEVTLVEAPQPIAANEQEPLNSNNLQPWAFIYEQEKLKNIFSQLEKAYGIEIVVENTNLYNCVFTGDISVSDLFTKLKIICLTTNASFEVNGTKILIKGKGCN from the coding sequence ATGAATAAAGCGGAACGCTTTCAATACCTTCTTCAACGGTATGTTGCCGGCGACATTACCAGTGCAGAGCATGAGGAGTTGTTTGAATATCTGTCTGCGCACGAGTTCGATGAGCAATTAGGAGAGAACATTCTTCAAGACCTGGCAAGCCAGCAGGAATACGGACAGACCGATCTTCCTCCCCATATTTCCCAGGAGATCATACACAACATTTTTGCTGCGGAAAAAAACACCCAAACCATATTACCTGTGACCAAAAAGGTGATGCCCCTTTGGAAATGGGTAGCCGCCGCTTCGGCTATTTTGATGGTCGTCTCCTCTTATTGGTTCTATACCCATAAGTATTCAATGCATGACAGGAATTTTGCTTCGATCATTCCCGGAACAGACCTCATTCAGAAAAATAATACGGATACACAACAAGTAATTCTGCTCAATGATGGGAGCAAGGTTTTCCTCAGACCGAAAAGTACCCTGCATTACCCGGTCAGCTTCAATACAACTACAAGAGAAGTCTATCTGCAAGGGGAGGCATTTTTTGAAGTAGCCAAAAATCCGAAAAAACCATTCCTGGTCTTCTATAATAATATTGTTACCCGTGTATTGGGTACCAGCTTTACTGTTAATACCAATACAGAAACGGGTAATGTTGAAGTGTCGGTGAGAACAGGTAGGGTGCAGGTATATGAGAATGACCGGTTATTACAATCAGCTTCATCCCCCAAAGGGGTTATAGTTACGCCTAATCAGCGTGCGGTGTATAAACATACGAACCGGGCTTTTGAAGTGACGTTGGTTGAAGCGCCGCAGCCAATAGCAGCGAACGAGCAAGAGCCGTTAAATAGCAACAACCTCCAGCCATGGGCTTTTATATATGAGCAGGAAAAGCTGAAAAACATTTTTAGTCAGTTGGAGAAAGCGTATGGTATTGAGATCGTGGTTGAAAATACCAACCTGTATAATTGTGTTTTTACGGGCGATATCTCTGTGTCCGATTTATTTACCAAGCTTAAGATCATTTGCCTTACTACCAACG